From Rhodopseudomonas palustris, a single genomic window includes:
- a CDS encoding 4a-hydroxytetrahydrobiopterin dehydratase — MEPLSAGELRSALQDLPGWSACTDRAAIGRSFVFADFSEAFGFMARVALAAEKADHHPDWRNVYKTVDVTLTTHDAGGVTARDVALAKAIDAIAGPLGAG; from the coding sequence GTGGAACCGTTGTCGGCCGGGGAACTACGATCCGCATTGCAGGATTTGCCGGGTTGGAGCGCATGCACCGACCGGGCGGCGATCGGCCGCAGCTTCGTGTTCGCGGATTTCAGCGAGGCGTTCGGTTTCATGGCGCGGGTCGCGCTCGCCGCCGAGAAGGCCGATCACCATCCGGACTGGCGCAACGTCTATAAAACCGTGGACGTGACGCTGACGACTCACGACGCCGGCGGCGTGACGGCTCGCGATGTCGCACTGGCGAAAGCCATCGATGCGATCGCAGGGCCGCTCGGCGCCGGATGA
- a CDS encoding TAXI family TRAP transporter solute-binding subunit, with protein sequence MNSARLLSRSMDGPDPGEAVLQPSPRSPRRRMTLILLATILALIGAVSAGYYFAMRPVTLKIAVGPQTGDDYKLIQALAQVFARERNTVRLRPVVTDGPAASAVALKSGTVDLAVIRGDLPVPKVAQSVAVLHKNVAVLWALASAEQKAKRKSGKSSAIAGITDLAGKRVGVVGRTEANAGLLGVILQQYGVDPAKVQSIALPAGEVAEAVRSRKVDALLAAGPLNSKTIADAVLATAHTGREPVFLSVDSAEALAANHPSYEATSIPAGAFGGAPVRPDNEIKTVSFSHYIVARDGASDTTIATFTEQLFTARQIVMSEVPLAAKIETPDTDKDAVIPVQPGAAAYVDGEERSFLDRYSDLIWFSLMGLSLIGSAGAWFASYLRKDERTSTAAQRQRLLDMLATARRCSSAEELDTMQTEADAILRDTLDAYENGAIDSAALTAFSIALEQFHNAVADRKLLLSDASPLPPVRGARPQAV encoded by the coding sequence ATGAACAGCGCGCGGCTATTGTCCCGGTCAATGGACGGACCCGATCCGGGGGAGGCCGTGCTGCAACCATCTCCGCGTTCGCCGCGGCGGAGAATGACGCTGATCCTGCTGGCGACGATTCTGGCGCTGATCGGGGCCGTCAGTGCAGGCTATTACTTCGCGATGCGCCCGGTGACCCTGAAAATCGCCGTCGGGCCGCAGACCGGCGACGACTACAAGCTAATCCAGGCGCTCGCCCAGGTGTTCGCGCGCGAGCGCAACACCGTCCGGCTGCGGCCGGTGGTGACCGACGGCCCGGCCGCCAGCGCGGTCGCCTTGAAGTCGGGCACCGTAGATCTCGCGGTGATCCGCGGTGATCTGCCGGTGCCGAAAGTGGCTCAGTCGGTTGCGGTGCTGCACAAGAACGTCGCGGTGCTGTGGGCGCTGGCGAGCGCCGAGCAGAAAGCCAAGCGCAAGTCCGGCAAGAGCAGCGCGATTGCCGGGATCACGGATCTGGCCGGCAAGCGCGTCGGCGTGGTCGGCCGCACCGAGGCCAACGCCGGGCTGCTCGGCGTGATCCTGCAGCAATACGGTGTCGATCCGGCGAAAGTGCAGAGCATTGCGCTGCCGGCCGGCGAGGTCGCCGAAGCGGTCCGCAGCCGCAAGGTCGATGCGCTGCTCGCCGCCGGCCCGCTCAACAGCAAGACGATCGCCGATGCCGTGCTGGCGACCGCGCATACCGGCCGTGAACCTGTGTTCCTGTCGGTCGACTCCGCCGAGGCGCTGGCCGCCAACCATCCGTCCTATGAGGCCACCTCGATTCCGGCCGGTGCGTTTGGCGGTGCTCCGGTGCGCCCGGACAACGAGATCAAGACTGTCAGCTTCTCCCACTACATCGTGGCGCGCGACGGCGCCTCGGACACCACGATCGCGACCTTCACCGAGCAGCTCTTCACCGCGCGGCAGATCGTGATGTCGGAAGTGCCGCTGGCGGCGAAGATCGAAACCCCGGATACCGACAAGGACGCTGTGATCCCGGTGCAGCCGGGCGCCGCCGCCTATGTGGACGGCGAGGAGCGGAGTTTTCTCGATCGCTACAGCGACCTGATCTGGTTCTCGCTGATGGGGCTGTCGCTGATCGGCTCGGCCGGCGCCTGGTTCGCCAGCTATCTGCGCAAGGACGAGCGCACCAGCACGGCGGCGCAGCGCCAGCGGCTGCTCGACATGCTGGCGACGGCGCGGCGGTGCAGCTCCGCCGAGGAGCTCGACACCATGCAGACCGAGGCCGACGCGATCCTGCGCGACACGCTCGACGCCTATGAGAACGGCGCGATCGACAGCGCCGCGCTCACTGCCTTCAGCATCGCGCTGGAGCAGTTCCACAACGCCGTCGCCGATCGCAAGCTGCTGCTGTCCGACGCTTCGCCGTTGCCGCCGGTGCGTGGTGCCCGGCCGCAGGCGGTGTGA
- a CDS encoding NADPH:quinone oxidoreductase family protein: MKAILCQQYCGPDDLVYADVPDPVAGPGEAVIAVKAAALNFFDILMIQGKYQIKPPFPFSPCAEVAGVIESVGEGVTDLKVGDRVVASCGHNGAREKIALPAQQIVKIPDNLDFDRAAGIIIIYGTALHALEDRASPKPGETLAVLGAAGGTGLAACELGKLMGLKVIACASSEEKLEFAKQHGAELTLNYATEDLKEGLKKLTGGKGVDIVFDPVGGAYAEAALRSIAWEGRFLVIGFAAGDIPKMPLNLALLKGCDIRGVFWGAWTRINPEKNRANLEKLVKWAAEGKISSHVDRTFPLAQTADALKVLAGRQAMGKVILHP, from the coding sequence ATGAAGGCCATTCTCTGCCAGCAATATTGCGGTCCCGACGACCTCGTTTACGCCGACGTGCCCGATCCGGTCGCCGGGCCCGGCGAAGCGGTGATCGCGGTCAAGGCGGCGGCGCTGAACTTCTTCGACATCCTGATGATCCAGGGCAAGTACCAGATCAAGCCGCCGTTCCCGTTCTCGCCGTGTGCGGAAGTCGCGGGCGTGATCGAGAGCGTCGGTGAAGGCGTCACTGATCTGAAGGTCGGCGATCGCGTGGTGGCATCGTGCGGTCACAACGGTGCGCGTGAGAAGATCGCGCTGCCGGCGCAACAGATCGTCAAGATTCCCGACAATCTCGATTTCGATCGCGCCGCCGGCATCATCATCATCTACGGCACCGCGCTGCATGCGCTGGAAGACCGCGCCAGCCCGAAGCCGGGCGAGACACTGGCGGTGCTCGGCGCTGCCGGCGGCACCGGCCTCGCCGCCTGCGAACTCGGCAAGCTGATGGGCCTGAAAGTAATCGCCTGCGCCTCCTCGGAGGAGAAGCTCGAATTCGCCAAACAGCACGGCGCCGAGCTGACGCTGAACTACGCGACCGAAGATCTGAAAGAGGGGCTGAAGAAGCTCACGGGCGGCAAGGGCGTCGATATCGTGTTCGATCCGGTCGGCGGCGCTTACGCCGAAGCCGCGCTGCGTTCGATCGCCTGGGAGGGCCGCTTCCTGGTGATCGGCTTTGCGGCCGGCGACATTCCGAAGATGCCGCTCAACCTCGCGCTGCTGAAGGGCTGCGATATCCGCGGCGTGTTCTGGGGGGCGTGGACGCGGATCAATCCGGAGAAGAACCGCGCCAATCTCGAGAAGCTGGTCAAGTGGGCCGCCGAGGGCAAGATCTCCTCGCATGTCGACCGCACCTTCCCGCTGGCACAGACCGCCGACGCGCTGAAAGTGCTCGCCGGCCGGCAGGCTATGGGCAAGGTGATCCTGCATCCGTGA
- a CDS encoding TonB-dependent receptor: protein MTPAVLPLGRNRRLLSSVALVPLLWPVDGLAQTASANPRGLDPIVVEGQTARPAKPRATANAGSSRQRRAAARPAAAPAPAPAEAATTRAATAPTFNLGTPSSTGSRLGLTPLQTPASVEVIRAETIAERGQHNVIDAVTQNATGFTASPAPGNGGLSFATRGFTGNGTVMSLYDGTRMYVGSGTMTFPFDTWTAQRIEVLRGPASVMYGEGAIGGAINVISKKPLDVVRNEAEISLDTNLLRRLAVDSGGPISPNVTYRLAAIGNMSDGWVDRDTTSNVAVSGSVRVQAADNLAFTLSEDYADRSPSRYFGTPLVNGRIDESLRFKNYNVGDSSIRYRDNWTQFKTEWDVAEGVSVKNVTYYLSSHRHWKDVESYAYSPTTGNINRSSYIEIFHDQEQVGNRFDTTFKGHLFGLANQFVAGFDVNRITFTHTNNSPYAGNSSVNPYSFDPGNFLWVSSTRPSFHTQTTQYGLFAENRLSLTDQLAVIGGVRSDHPTVERTDFLTPANSFEKTYSAPSWRVGVVYNPIPDLSLYGQYATAVDPVTNLITMTGVNRDFALSTGKQVEVGIKQQLAGGRAEWTLSAYQIVKNNLLARDPQNPANTNPLQIGQQSSRGIEASAGLKVTDTLRLDANVAWLRAKYDDFTQVVGGQVVNYAGNVPANVPQVVSNIWATWAFAPSWSANAGVQLVGDTWADNANTLVRPAYSVVNAGLMWKPDTRQTLALRVYNVFDTVYATSGGTSQWILGMPRTAELSYNVKF, encoded by the coding sequence ATGACTCCCGCCGTTCTGCCTCTCGGGCGCAATCGTCGCCTGCTGTCCTCTGTCGCCCTCGTCCCTCTGCTCTGGCCGGTCGACGGCCTGGCTCAAACCGCCTCGGCCAATCCGCGGGGTCTCGACCCGATCGTGGTCGAGGGCCAGACCGCGCGGCCGGCCAAGCCACGAGCGACCGCCAATGCCGGATCGTCGCGCCAGCGCCGCGCCGCAGCGCGTCCCGCCGCGGCGCCCGCTCCCGCACCGGCTGAAGCCGCCACAACCCGGGCGGCGACTGCCCCCACCTTCAACCTCGGCACGCCGTCGTCGACCGGCAGCCGGCTCGGTCTGACGCCGCTGCAGACACCGGCCAGCGTCGAAGTGATTCGCGCCGAGACCATCGCCGAGCGTGGCCAGCACAACGTGATCGACGCGGTGACGCAGAACGCCACCGGCTTCACCGCGAGCCCGGCCCCGGGCAATGGCGGCCTGTCCTTCGCCACCCGCGGCTTCACCGGCAACGGCACCGTGATGTCGCTGTACGACGGCACCCGGATGTATGTCGGCTCGGGCACCATGACGTTCCCGTTCGACACCTGGACGGCACAGCGCATCGAGGTGCTGCGCGGCCCGGCCTCGGTGATGTACGGCGAAGGCGCGATCGGCGGCGCCATCAACGTGATCTCCAAGAAGCCGCTCGACGTGGTGCGCAACGAGGCCGAGATCTCGCTGGACACCAATCTGCTGCGGCGCCTAGCCGTGGACTCGGGCGGCCCGATCAGCCCGAACGTCACCTACAGGCTGGCGGCGATCGGCAACATGTCGGACGGCTGGGTCGATCGCGACACCACCTCGAACGTCGCGGTGTCGGGCTCGGTCCGGGTGCAGGCCGCCGACAATCTCGCCTTCACGCTGAGCGAAGACTACGCCGACCGCAGCCCGTCGCGTTATTTCGGCACGCCGCTGGTCAACGGCCGGATCGACGAGTCGCTGCGTTTCAAGAACTACAATGTCGGCGACTCCAGCATCCGCTATCGCGACAACTGGACCCAGTTCAAGACCGAGTGGGACGTCGCCGAAGGCGTCTCGGTGAAGAACGTCACCTATTATCTCAGCAGCCACCGGCACTGGAAGGACGTCGAGAGCTACGCCTACAGCCCGACCACCGGCAACATCAACCGCAGCTCCTATATCGAGATCTTCCACGACCAGGAGCAGGTCGGCAATCGCTTCGACACCACCTTCAAGGGCCACCTGTTCGGCCTCGCCAACCAGTTCGTCGCCGGCTTCGACGTCAACCGCATCACCTTCACCCACACCAACAACTCGCCTTATGCCGGCAATTCGTCGGTGAACCCCTACAGCTTCGATCCGGGCAACTTCCTGTGGGTCAGCTCGACCCGGCCGAGCTTCCACACCCAGACGACGCAATACGGCCTGTTCGCCGAAAATCGTCTCAGCCTGACCGATCAGCTCGCGGTGATCGGCGGCGTCCGCTCCGATCACCCGACGGTCGAGCGCACCGATTTCCTCACCCCGGCGAACAGCTTCGAGAAGACCTACTCGGCGCCGAGCTGGCGGGTCGGCGTGGTGTACAATCCGATTCCGGATCTGTCGCTGTACGGCCAGTATGCGACCGCGGTCGATCCGGTCACCAACCTGATCACCATGACGGGCGTGAACCGCGACTTCGCGCTGTCGACCGGCAAGCAGGTCGAGGTCGGCATCAAGCAGCAGCTCGCCGGCGGCCGCGCCGAATGGACGCTGTCGGCGTATCAGATCGTCAAGAACAACCTGCTGGCGCGCGATCCGCAGAACCCCGCCAACACCAACCCGCTGCAGATCGGCCAGCAATCGTCGCGCGGCATCGAAGCCTCGGCTGGCCTCAAGGTCACCGACACGCTGCGGCTCGACGCCAACGTCGCGTGGCTGCGGGCCAAATACGACGACTTCACCCAGGTGGTCGGCGGACAGGTGGTGAACTACGCCGGCAACGTTCCGGCCAACGTGCCGCAGGTGGTCAGCAACATCTGGGCGACCTGGGCGTTCGCGCCGAGCTGGTCGGCCAACGCCGGCGTGCAGCTCGTCGGCGACACCTGGGCCGACAACGCCAACACGCTGGTGCGGCCGGCCTACAGCGTGGTCAATGCCGGCCTGATGTGGAAGCCGGACACCCGGCAGACGCTGGCGCTGCGCGTCTACAACGTGTTCGACACCGTCTATGCGACGTCCGGCGGCACGTCGCAGTGGATCCTCGGGATGCCGCGCACCGCGGAACTGTCCTACAACGTGAAGTTCTAG
- a CDS encoding phytoene desaturase family protein — translation MKTFLTVKLVLVPFAVFWILLALHQPAWAIWLGLGLSLAGNAWRGHRRELFVLEAGGLVLFAGLAALHLVAPAIAVANALWLSFAGLSTISVLSLAARRPWTADYSRAAHPDNAGTPQFFMINAAITALWAVLFAVIAAGRHLGAPAEVIGAIVTVGALVSIFGPKLAIRFVMQRLADAPESYRWPAPSFAADQPEDCDVVVIGAGIGGLTAAALLADAGLKVKVFDQHVVPGGYCHSYLRKAHHLNEPVLYRFDAGPHDFSGVQPGGPFATLLRRLGVADRIVWERVTQSFHTEHGVIDVAPDWRDYVRMLGERFPGSAAGIQALFDEIKAIFDDMFATAAGRGGIPGPPATIEELLAFPRAHPHAYKWMNRPFAELVAAHVDDPAVVAVIDGLSGYIGDGSERPSCARMVPIFGYYFHGGYYPRGGSSMVTDALVAAIEARGGEVRVKTAVRQILVEQGRAAGVILAGGETVRAHAVVSNADFKRTMLELVPPDALPRRFRSQVADAAPANSCFSVHLGIDCVSDLGPSTHLQTPIKLGIAMMSKLDPSAAPPGHAILSLIALVPHAEARSWFPHDHDGNDYKVWRRSDDYLRRKREFGDRMIAAAETVIPNLARHIVYRTDASPVTYARYDWASFGSIYGMSTAGQLRGSKTPLRNLVIAGGGNIGAGVEAVVISGANAAEALMPGVLARAQPAASEPAAATRPELMPA, via the coding sequence ATGAAGACCTTCCTGACGGTGAAGCTGGTCCTGGTCCCGTTTGCGGTGTTCTGGATCCTGCTGGCGCTCCATCAACCCGCCTGGGCAATCTGGCTCGGCCTCGGTCTGTCGCTCGCGGGCAATGCCTGGCGCGGCCACCGGCGCGAATTGTTCGTGCTCGAGGCCGGCGGGCTGGTGCTGTTCGCCGGCCTCGCGGCGCTGCATCTGGTCGCACCGGCGATCGCAGTCGCCAACGCGCTGTGGCTGTCGTTCGCGGGGCTGTCGACCATCAGCGTGCTCAGCCTCGCGGCGCGGCGGCCGTGGACCGCAGACTATTCGCGCGCCGCCCATCCGGACAACGCCGGCACGCCGCAATTCTTTATGATCAACGCAGCGATCACGGCGCTGTGGGCGGTGCTGTTCGCGGTGATCGCCGCCGGCCGCCATCTGGGCGCACCGGCGGAAGTGATCGGCGCGATCGTCACGGTCGGCGCGCTGGTCTCGATCTTCGGGCCGAAGCTGGCGATCCGTTTCGTGATGCAGCGACTCGCTGATGCGCCGGAGAGCTATCGCTGGCCCGCACCGTCGTTTGCTGCCGACCAGCCAGAGGATTGCGACGTCGTGGTGATCGGCGCCGGAATCGGCGGCCTCACCGCCGCGGCACTGCTGGCCGATGCCGGGCTGAAAGTGAAGGTGTTCGACCAGCACGTCGTTCCCGGCGGCTATTGCCACAGTTACTTGCGCAAGGCGCATCACCTGAACGAGCCGGTGCTGTACCGGTTCGACGCCGGCCCGCACGATTTCTCCGGCGTGCAGCCGGGCGGACCGTTCGCTACGCTGCTGCGGCGGCTCGGCGTCGCCGACCGCATCGTCTGGGAGCGGGTGACCCAGAGCTTCCACACCGAGCACGGCGTGATCGACGTGGCGCCGGACTGGCGCGACTACGTCCGGATGCTCGGTGAGCGGTTTCCGGGCAGCGCCGCAGGCATTCAGGCGCTGTTCGACGAGATCAAGGCGATCTTCGACGACATGTTCGCCACTGCCGCCGGCCGCGGCGGAATTCCCGGTCCGCCGGCGACGATCGAGGAACTGCTGGCGTTTCCGCGCGCGCACCCGCACGCCTACAAATGGATGAACCGTCCGTTCGCCGAACTGGTCGCGGCGCATGTCGACGATCCGGCCGTGGTGGCGGTGATCGACGGGCTGTCCGGCTATATCGGCGACGGCAGCGAGCGGCCGAGCTGCGCCAGGATGGTGCCGATCTTCGGCTATTACTTTCACGGCGGTTACTATCCGCGAGGCGGATCGAGCATGGTGACCGACGCACTGGTCGCGGCGATCGAGGCGCGCGGCGGCGAGGTGCGGGTGAAGACGGCGGTGCGGCAGATCCTGGTCGAGCAGGGCCGCGCGGCCGGCGTGATACTCGCTGGCGGCGAGACGGTGCGCGCCCATGCGGTGGTGTCGAATGCCGACTTCAAGCGCACGATGCTCGAACTGGTGCCGCCCGATGCGCTGCCGCGGCGGTTCCGCAGCCAGGTCGCCGACGCGGCCCCGGCGAATTCGTGCTTCAGCGTGCATCTCGGGATCGATTGCGTGTCGGACCTCGGCCCGTCGACGCATCTGCAGACTCCGATCAAACTCGGCATCGCGATGATGTCGAAACTCGATCCCTCCGCCGCGCCGCCGGGCCATGCGATCCTGTCGCTGATCGCGCTGGTGCCGCACGCCGAGGCGCGGAGCTGGTTTCCGCACGACCACGACGGCAACGATTACAAGGTCTGGCGACGTTCGGACGACTATCTGCGGCGCAAGCGGGAATTCGGCGACCGGATGATCGCCGCCGCCGAGACCGTGATCCCGAACCTGGCGCGGCACATTGTGTATCGCACCGACGCCAGCCCGGTGACCTACGCGCGCTACGACTGGGCGAGCTTCGGTTCGATCTACGGGATGTCGACCGCGGGACAGCTTCGAGGCTCGAAAACGCCGCTGCGCAATCTGGTGATCGCCGGCGGCGGCAATATCGGCGCCGGCGTCGAAGCGGTGGTGATCTCCGGCGCCAACGCCGCCGAGGCGCTGATGCCCGGCGTGCTGGCGAGGGCGCAACCGGCCGCAAGCGAGCCCGCCGCGGCTACGAGGCCGGAGTTGATGCCGGCGTAA
- a CDS encoding SDR family oxidoreductase, translated as MFEAGLLANKRILITGGGSGLGAAMAARFAELGASLVLCGRRAEVLQHSAERIRSHGGEVDAIVCDVRDPQAVEGMLDAIWRDAPLDVLINNAAATFIAQTERLSARAADAILAPTLHGAMYCTLGAGRRWIDGGRAGVVLSILSTSTITGRAFTVPSAMAKSAVLAMTKSLAVEWGPKRIRLVAIAPGAFPTAGATAQLSPEGRAADPAARVPLGRVGNHDELANLASFLISDHAGYINGEMVVQDGGAHLRSSGAEDLLHWSDQQWTAHRAARAKS; from the coding sequence ATGTTCGAGGCTGGTCTGCTCGCGAACAAACGAATTCTGATTACCGGCGGCGGTTCCGGATTGGGCGCCGCGATGGCGGCACGCTTCGCCGAACTCGGCGCGTCGCTGGTACTGTGCGGGCGACGCGCCGAGGTGCTGCAGCACAGCGCAGAGCGAATTCGGTCGCATGGCGGCGAAGTCGACGCCATCGTTTGCGACGTGCGCGATCCGCAAGCGGTGGAAGGCATGCTCGACGCCATCTGGCGTGATGCGCCGCTCGATGTCTTGATCAACAACGCCGCCGCGACCTTCATCGCGCAGACCGAACGGCTGTCGGCGCGCGCCGCCGACGCGATCCTGGCGCCGACGCTGCACGGCGCGATGTACTGCACGCTCGGTGCCGGCCGGCGCTGGATCGACGGCGGACGCGCCGGCGTGGTGCTCAGCATCCTGTCGACCTCGACGATCACCGGCCGCGCCTTCACGGTGCCGTCGGCGATGGCCAAGTCGGCGGTACTGGCGATGACCAAGAGTCTCGCGGTGGAGTGGGGCCCGAAACGGATCCGGCTGGTGGCGATCGCGCCCGGTGCGTTTCCGACCGCGGGCGCAACCGCGCAGCTCAGTCCCGAGGGCCGCGCGGCCGATCCGGCCGCCCGCGTGCCGCTCGGTCGCGTCGGCAATCACGACGAGCTTGCCAATCTCGCCAGCTTCCTGATTTCGGATCACGCCGGCTACATCAACGGCGAGATGGTGGTGCAGGACGGCGGCGCGCATCTGCGCAGTTCCGGTGCCGAAGACCTGCTGCATTGGAGCGATCAGCAATGGACCGCGCATCGCGCGGCCCGCGCCAAATCCTGA
- a CDS encoding PepSY domain-containing protein, producing the protein MRSVVRRAKRWLYLGHRWLGIAGCLLFAMWFVSGVVMMYVAFPHLDKQERWAALPDLAWQSVALSPDQAMQAAGLQHYPRELRLVMLDSEPVYRLLDWSGRRTTVSAIDGRKIDQVSADQALGIARHHPAAAAPRLIETVDRDQWSVTSRYDPFRPLYLIGLGDAAGTDLYVGSRGGEIVLDTTRGERVWNWLGAIPHWIYFTVLRQDGPLWRQVVLWVSGVLMLVAISGIWIGLLRAGLRRRYASGRITPYRGWMAWHHITGLIGGVVVLTWMFSGWLSMNPGEAFARRGESRDMLQRYAGHDAPTIAGRLPATAMPDVVEARFVWIGGTPLMLAAHRDGRQTLADPEDGTPRRLAEEAIVAAAARLLPDDKMVLRQRLDRYDVYWYQHHRQRVLPVLRVGFNDPAATWVHLDPATGELLGRSDTSARSYRWLFNALHSFDFPVLLAWRPAWDLLVIALSLAGLVISISGVVIGWRRLVR; encoded by the coding sequence ATGCGAAGCGTCGTCAGGCGCGCGAAGCGGTGGCTGTATCTCGGCCACCGCTGGCTCGGCATCGCCGGGTGTCTGCTGTTCGCGATGTGGTTCGTCTCCGGCGTGGTGATGATGTACGTCGCGTTTCCGCATCTCGACAAACAGGAGCGCTGGGCGGCGTTGCCCGACCTCGCCTGGCAAAGCGTCGCGCTGTCACCCGACCAGGCGATGCAGGCCGCCGGCTTGCAGCACTACCCGCGCGAGCTGCGGCTGGTGATGCTGGATAGCGAGCCGGTGTACCGGCTGCTCGACTGGAGCGGCCGGCGCACCACTGTGTCGGCGATCGATGGCCGCAAGATCGATCAGGTCAGCGCCGATCAGGCGCTGGGAATCGCGCGGCATCATCCGGCCGCCGCCGCACCGCGACTGATCGAGACGGTCGATCGCGACCAATGGAGCGTGACGTCGCGCTACGATCCGTTCAGGCCGCTGTATCTGATCGGTCTCGGCGATGCTGCCGGGACCGATCTCTATGTCGGGTCGCGCGGCGGCGAGATCGTGCTCGACACCACGCGGGGCGAGCGGGTCTGGAACTGGCTCGGCGCGATCCCGCACTGGATCTACTTCACGGTGCTGCGCCAGGACGGGCCGCTGTGGCGGCAGGTGGTGCTGTGGGTTTCGGGCGTGCTGATGCTGGTGGCGATCAGCGGCATCTGGATCGGCCTGCTGCGCGCCGGCCTGCGGCGGCGCTACGCATCGGGCCGGATCACGCCGTATCGCGGCTGGATGGCGTGGCACCACATCACCGGGCTGATCGGCGGCGTGGTGGTGCTGACCTGGATGTTCTCGGGCTGGCTGTCGATGAATCCGGGCGAAGCCTTCGCCCGCCGCGGCGAGAGTCGCGACATGCTGCAACGCTATGCCGGTCACGATGCCCCGACGATCGCGGGCAGGCTGCCGGCGACCGCGATGCCGGACGTCGTCGAAGCCCGCTTCGTCTGGATCGGCGGCACACCGCTGATGCTTGCGGCGCATCGCGACGGACGGCAGACGCTCGCTGATCCGGAAGACGGCACACCCAGGCGGCTGGCCGAGGAGGCGATCGTCGCGGCGGCTGCGCGGCTGCTCCCGGATGACAAGATGGTCCTGCGCCAGCGGCTCGATCGCTACGATGTCTATTGGTATCAGCACCATCGCCAGCGCGTGCTGCCGGTGCTGCGGGTCGGGTTCAACGATCCGGCCGCGACCTGGGTTCACCTCGATCCGGCCACCGGCGAACTGCTCGGACGCAGCGATACCAGCGCGCGGAGCTATCGCTGGCTGTTCAATGCGCTGCACAGTTTCGATTTCCCGGTGCTGCTGGCCTGGCGGCCGGCATGGGATCTGCTGGTGATCGCGCTGTCGCTGGCCGGCCTGGTGATCTCGATCAGCGGCGTGGTGATCGGCTGGCGGCGGCTGGTGCGTTGA
- a CDS encoding TetR/AcrR family transcriptional regulator: MDKKQENTADPRRAAILQAAFEVFVEKGFDAATTAEIVRRARISKRTLYEFFASKQEILTALVRYGAAKMQPSPQLPEPQDKAQFLAVLEQFGRIFLSELLHAERTAMYRLAIAEAGRGGGSVARELEASGRGPVTQAATRFFEHAAARGIIRRDDIATLISVFFSVLIGIAPLQALLGEPPLSAEAIAQRAKLATQVMARMSETA, translated from the coding sequence ATGGACAAAAAACAAGAAAACACCGCCGACCCGCGCCGGGCGGCGATCCTTCAGGCGGCGTTCGAGGTGTTCGTCGAGAAGGGCTTCGATGCGGCGACGACGGCCGAAATCGTGCGCCGCGCCCGGATTTCGAAACGCACGTTGTATGAGTTCTTCGCCAGCAAGCAGGAGATTCTGACCGCGCTGGTGCGCTATGGCGCGGCCAAAATGCAGCCATCGCCCCAGCTTCCGGAGCCGCAGGACAAAGCGCAATTCCTGGCGGTGCTGGAGCAGTTCGGACGGATATTCCTCAGCGAACTGCTGCACGCCGAACGGACCGCGATGTACCGGCTGGCGATCGCTGAGGCGGGGCGCGGCGGCGGTTCGGTCGCCCGCGAGCTCGAGGCCAGCGGCAGGGGGCCGGTGACGCAGGCGGCGACGCGCTTCTTCGAGCACGCCGCGGCGCGCGGCATCATCCGGCGCGACGATATCGCGACGCTGATCAGCGTATTCTTCTCGGTGTTGATCGGCATCGCGCCATTGCAGGCGCTTCTCGGCGAGCCGCCGCTCAGCGCGGAGGCGATTGCGCAGCGGGCAAAGCTGGCCACGCAGGTGATGGCGCGGATGAGCGAGACGGCCTGA
- a CDS encoding YkvA family protein yields the protein MTSDYSVGFEPADRLAQDPEQVRRRFWRKLKGVAARLPFAEDILAAYYCAFDRQTPRHVQIALLGAIAYFILPFDLAPDILPVLGFTDDAAILAAAIRMVAGNITPPHREAARVAMQRGLGNEA from the coding sequence ATGACGAGCGATTACAGCGTAGGGTTCGAGCCCGCCGACAGGCTGGCGCAGGATCCCGAACAGGTGCGCCGCCGGTTCTGGCGCAAGCTCAAGGGCGTCGCCGCCAGATTGCCGTTCGCCGAGGACATCTTGGCGGCTTACTACTGCGCGTTTGACCGGCAGACCCCTCGACATGTGCAGATCGCGCTGCTCGGCGCGATCGCGTACTTCATCCTGCCGTTTGATCTTGCGCCGGACATCCTGCCGGTACTCGGCTTTACCGACGATGCGGCGATCCTGGCGGCCGCGATCAGGATGGTGGCGGGCAACATCACGCCCCCGCATCGCGAAGCGGCCCGGGTCGCGATGCAGCGCGGGTTGGGGAACGAGGCTTAA